The following are encoded in a window of Rosa chinensis cultivar Old Blush chromosome 4, RchiOBHm-V2, whole genome shotgun sequence genomic DNA:
- the LOC112196934 gene encoding F-box protein At1g70590 isoform X2 has translation MSKQTTCPARSDGSRFTALPLLKTNGGRSRHHKSSFWKHSTRTESTSSSSRYDFSDLPQELVAKIGASLSYHSLKTASLVCRSWCEALRPAREATKFLTWGKQFKHGRGDFKPNVNNALKMFLKAAELGSTKAMVDAGLIFWERGDKDKAFGLYREAAEAGDRNAQGNLGMWYLQVEPPNPKEAVKWLYLASFQGHVRAQYQLAICLYQGRGADRNMKEAARWYLRAAERGYARAMYNVSLCYKYGEGLVQNHRQARKWMKLAADLGHSKAQYEHGLTLFSEREKITALVYLELATRAGERAAIHIKDVIREQLSPTSRYNAMLLVENWRALPSSS, from the exons ATGAGCAAGCAGACGACATGCCCAGCTCGATCCGACGGCTCTCGTTTCACGGCCTTGCCCTTACTCAAAACCAACGGCGGACGAAGCCGCCACCACAAGAGCAGCTTCTGGAAGCACAGCACCCGTACAGAGTCCACGTCATCCTCCTCACGCTATGATTTCTCGGATCTGCCTCAGGAACTGGTAGCCAAAATCGGGGCCTCTCTCAGCTACCACAGCCTCAAAACGGCGTCGTTGGTCTGCAGGTCGTGGTGCGAGGCCCTCCGGCCGGCCAGGGAGGCCACGAAGTTCTTGACTTGGGGGAAGCAGTTCAAGCACGGCCGCGGCGATTTCAAACCTAACGTCAACAATGCTCTCAAGATGTTCTTGAAGGCTGCCGAGCTTGGGTCCACGAAGGCGATGGTCGATGCCGGACTCATATTCTGGGAGAGAGGCGACAAGGATAAGGCGTTTGGGTTGTACCGGGAAGCTGCCgaggccggtgaccggaatgcGCAGGGCAATTTGGGAATGTGGTATTTGCAAG TTGAACCTCCAAATCCAAAGGAAGCTGTAAAGTGGTTATATCTTGCTTCTTTTCAGGGCCATGTCCGAGCTCAATACCAACTTGCAATTTGTCTGTATCAGGGACGTGGGGCAGATCGTAACATGAAAGAAGCG GCCAGGTGGTATTTGAGAGCCGCAGAACGTGGTTATGCGCGTGCTATGTATAATGTATCGCTGTGCTACAAGTATGGGGAAGGGTTAGTGCAGAATCATCGCCAAGCAAGAAAGTGGATGAAGTTGGCAGCTGATCTTGGCCATAGTAAAGCTCAATACGAGCATGGACTCACTCTCTTTTCG GAGCGTGAAAAGATTACAGCTTTAGTGTACTTGGAACTTGCAACCCGAGCTGGGGAAAGAGCAGCAATACATATCAAGGATGTAATTCGTGAACAGCTTTCACCAACTTCGCGGTATAATGCCATGCTTTTAGTGGAGAATTGGCGTGCTTTACCTTCATCTTCCTGA
- the LOC112196933 gene encoding uncharacterized protein LOC112196933, with product MAAPEEKQIEDQMSYPILLAERVRSAVDDAESFKSECSEVGKQVDRLSQMLRTVVRFSTTAPFLYERPIRRIIADVCKNLERALTLVRKCKRQSVLRRVVTITSATDFRKLSNILDSSLGDMKWLLSIFDPDSASNGIVLSLPPIASNDPILAWVWSFIATIQMGQLPDRVEAAVELASLAQDNDRNKKIIVEEGGLFPLLKLLKEESSPEAQIAATTALYNLASDQERVRAIVNEDGVPIIVQVLRDSPMRVQTRGASLVARMAQHDSVAQDEFARANVIRPLVTLLSFESFLEDPKLQAGKQSIHTVVKINKEMEKSSLGGKPVSNYDSNQRRTYTNSFSSSSYTYSEGSSRGGHNHRKDRENEQPLVKLQMKISCAEALWMLARGSISNSRRITETKGLLCLAKLVEKEQGELQYNCLMTIMEITDAAESNADLRRAAFKTNSPAAKAVVDQLIRLVKEANSPTLQIPAIKAIGSLARTFPARETWVIEPLVTQLGSNDIDVATEAAIALGKFACTENFLRIEHSKTIVEFNAIPPLMRLLRGNENSQLHGLLLLCYLALHADNTDALEPTRVLTALEGADRAVNSQHPELRELVQKAIYHLNLYHSGGHSQRFTYVP from the coding sequence ATGGCTGCTCCGGAGGAGAAGCAAATCGAAGACCAAATGTCGTACCCGATTCTGCTGGCGGAGCGGGTGCGGTCCGCCGTGGACGACGCCGAGTCGTTCAAGTCCGAGTGCTCCGAGGTCGGCAAGCAGGTCGACCGCCTCTCCCAAATGCTCCGCACCGTGGTCCGGTTCTCCACAACGGCGCCGTTTCTCTACGAGCGCCCAATCCGGCGGATAATCGCCGACGTCTGCAAGAATCTCGAGCGAGCCCTAACCCTCGTCCGCAAGTGCAAGCGCCAGAGCGTCCTACGACGTGTCGTAACCATCACCAGCGCCACCGATTTCCGCAAGCTCTCGAACATTCTCGACTCTTCGCTCGGCGACATGAAGTGGCTGTTGAGTATATTCGACCCGGATTCCGCCAGCAACGGAATCGTGCTTTCGCTGCCGCCGATTGCCAGCAACGACCCGATTCTCGCGTGGGTCTGGTCCTTTATCGCCACCATCCAAATGGGCCAGTTACCGGATCGGGTCGAGGCCGCGGTCGAGCTCGCTTCGCTGGCCCAAGACAACGACCGCAACAAGAAGATTATTGTGGAAGAAGGTGGGCTCTTTCCGCTGCTGAAGCTATTAAAGGAGGAGTCTTCGCCGGAGGCTCAAATTGCGGCCACGACGGCGCTTTATAATCTGGCCAGTGACCAAGAGAGAGTCAGGGCTATTGTGAATGAGGATGGAGTGCCGATTATTGTGCAGGTTTTGCGAGACTCGCCGATGAGAGTTCAGACCAGGGGGGCGAGCTTGGTGGCGAGGATGGCTCAGCATGACAGTGTTGCACAAGATGAGTTTGCTAGAGCCAATGTGATCAGACCACTGGTGACATTGTTGTCCTTCGAGTCGTTTCTGGAGGATCCGAAGCTTCAGGCAGGTAAGCAGAGCATTCACACTGTGGTTAAGATTAATAAGGAGATGGAGAAGAGCTCATTAGGCGGTAAACCTGTTAGTAATTATGACAGCAATCAGCGGCGCACTTATACTAATTCGTTTTCGAGTTCTTCATATACATATTCGGAGGGGAGTAGTCGAGGGGGTCATAACCATAGGAAGGATAGGGAGAATGAGCAGCCTCTTGTTAAGCTTCAGATGAAAATTAGTTGTGCCGAGGCTTTGTGGATGCTTGCGAGAGGTAGTATATCTAATAGTAGGAGGATAACCGAGACCAAAGGCTTGCTTTGTTTGGCCAAATTGGTGGAGAAAGAACAGGGAGAGTTGCAATACAATTGTTTGATGACTATAATGGAGATAACAGATGCTGCTGAATCAAATGCTGACCTTAGACGAGCGGCTTTCAAGACAAATTCACCAGCAGCTAAGGCAGTTGTGGATCAACTCATAAGGCTGGTCAAGGAGGCAAATAGCCCTACATTGCAAATTCCTGCTATAAAAGCAATTGGTTCGTTGGCTAGGACATTCCCTGCTAGAGAGACCTGGGTCATCGAGCCACTAGTGACTCAGCTTGGCAGTAACGATATAGATGTGGCAACAGAGGCAGCAATTGcattagggaagtttgcttgcaCAGAGAATTTTCTTCGTATTGAGCATTCAAAGACAATAGTCGAGTTCAATGCTATTCCTCCTTTAATGAGACTGCTAAGAGGCAATGAAAATTCACAGTTGCATGGTTTGCTTCTCCTTTGCTACCTTGCATTACATGCTGACAACACTGATGCTTTGGAACCAACTAGGGTGTTGACTGCCCTTGAAGGGGCAGACCGTGCTGTCAACTCCCAGCATCCCGAGTTAAGAGAGCTGGTGCAGAAGGCGATATATCACCTCAATCTGTATCACTCCGGAGGTCATTCTCAAAGGTTCACATATGTGCCTTGA
- the LOC112196934 gene encoding F-box protein At1g70590 isoform X1: MSKQTTCPARSDGSRFTALPLLKTNGGRSRHHKSSFWKHSTRTESTSSSSRYDFSDLPQELVAKIGASLSYHSLKTASLVCRSWCEALRPAREATKFLTWGKQFKHGRGDFKPNVNNALKMFLKAAELGSTKAMVDAGLIFWERGDKDKAFGLYREAAEAGDRNAQGNLGMWYLQVEPPNPKEAVKWLYLASFQGHVRAQYQLAICLYQGRGADRNMKEALHVDFLQKISCSARWYLRAAERGYARAMYNVSLCYKYGEGLVQNHRQARKWMKLAADLGHSKAQYEHGLTLFSEREKITALVYLELATRAGERAAIHIKDVIREQLSPTSRYNAMLLVENWRALPSSS; encoded by the exons ATGAGCAAGCAGACGACATGCCCAGCTCGATCCGACGGCTCTCGTTTCACGGCCTTGCCCTTACTCAAAACCAACGGCGGACGAAGCCGCCACCACAAGAGCAGCTTCTGGAAGCACAGCACCCGTACAGAGTCCACGTCATCCTCCTCACGCTATGATTTCTCGGATCTGCCTCAGGAACTGGTAGCCAAAATCGGGGCCTCTCTCAGCTACCACAGCCTCAAAACGGCGTCGTTGGTCTGCAGGTCGTGGTGCGAGGCCCTCCGGCCGGCCAGGGAGGCCACGAAGTTCTTGACTTGGGGGAAGCAGTTCAAGCACGGCCGCGGCGATTTCAAACCTAACGTCAACAATGCTCTCAAGATGTTCTTGAAGGCTGCCGAGCTTGGGTCCACGAAGGCGATGGTCGATGCCGGACTCATATTCTGGGAGAGAGGCGACAAGGATAAGGCGTTTGGGTTGTACCGGGAAGCTGCCgaggccggtgaccggaatgcGCAGGGCAATTTGGGAATGTGGTATTTGCAAG TTGAACCTCCAAATCCAAAGGAAGCTGTAAAGTGGTTATATCTTGCTTCTTTTCAGGGCCATGTCCGAGCTCAATACCAACTTGCAATTTGTCTGTATCAGGGACGTGGGGCAGATCGTAACATGAAAGAAGCG TTGCACGTTGATTTCCTACAAAAAATCAGCTGTTCG GCCAGGTGGTATTTGAGAGCCGCAGAACGTGGTTATGCGCGTGCTATGTATAATGTATCGCTGTGCTACAAGTATGGGGAAGGGTTAGTGCAGAATCATCGCCAAGCAAGAAAGTGGATGAAGTTGGCAGCTGATCTTGGCCATAGTAAAGCTCAATACGAGCATGGACTCACTCTCTTTTCG GAGCGTGAAAAGATTACAGCTTTAGTGTACTTGGAACTTGCAACCCGAGCTGGGGAAAGAGCAGCAATACATATCAAGGATGTAATTCGTGAACAGCTTTCACCAACTTCGCGGTATAATGCCATGCTTTTAGTGGAGAATTGGCGTGCTTTACCTTCATCTTCCTGA